In Agromyces archimandritae, one genomic interval encodes:
- the murJ gene encoding murein biosynthesis integral membrane protein MurJ, whose amino-acid sequence MAEDRIGRASLFLASGTIVSRVLGFLKTLLLAAVIGAAGAGTNAFAAANQLPNTIYVVVAGGVLSAVLVPLIVRSAANPDGGVAYLNKIVTLGFVVLGGAAILATLLTPLLTMLVGSRMSPGVFALAVAFGYWCLPQIFFYGMYSLLGEVLNAKRVFGPFTWVPVLNNLVALAGLGAFALIFGTDPDGDRWAAGDWTGGMIALLAGSATLGVAAQALILFWFWKRAGLSYRPDFRWRGVGLRSTATMAGWTFGMLLLTTIAGFVETSIAGVSAENSTEASIYALQTAWLIFMLPHSVITVSIATAYFTRMSEHAAIGELDRVRADFSSAVRGVSVIVILAAAGLIVCAYPFARVFTGVEPLVWATGDVIIAYVAGLIGFSILFIVQRTFYSLGDTRTPFFFTLAQSVIFIVLALACIALPSSLVAVGIAIATTVAGTVQLIIAVVLLRRRLGGLDGRRIVESIARSVVALLMPVLAGVWLLIMLGGTDADGFALSSRVGALITMAVIAVVMTVLYFVILWVTRSPELRGFAEPILARLTRR is encoded by the coding sequence ATGGCTGAGGACCGCATCGGCCGCGCAAGCCTGTTCCTGGCGTCGGGGACGATCGTCTCGCGCGTCCTCGGCTTCCTGAAGACGCTGCTGCTGGCCGCCGTGATCGGCGCGGCCGGCGCCGGCACGAACGCCTTCGCGGCCGCCAACCAGCTGCCGAACACGATCTACGTCGTCGTCGCCGGCGGCGTGCTGAGCGCCGTGCTCGTTCCGCTCATCGTGCGTTCGGCCGCGAACCCCGACGGCGGCGTCGCCTATCTGAACAAGATCGTCACGCTCGGCTTCGTGGTCCTCGGCGGAGCGGCGATCCTCGCGACGCTGCTCACGCCGCTGCTCACGATGCTCGTCGGCTCGCGGATGTCGCCCGGCGTCTTCGCGCTCGCGGTCGCGTTCGGGTACTGGTGCCTGCCGCAGATCTTCTTCTACGGCATGTACTCGCTGCTCGGCGAGGTGCTGAACGCCAAGCGCGTCTTCGGGCCCTTCACCTGGGTGCCGGTGCTGAACAACCTCGTCGCCCTCGCCGGCCTCGGGGCGTTCGCGCTCATCTTCGGTACCGACCCCGACGGCGATCGCTGGGCGGCCGGAGACTGGACGGGCGGCATGATCGCGCTGCTGGCCGGCAGCGCCACCCTCGGCGTCGCGGCGCAGGCGCTCATCCTGTTCTGGTTCTGGAAGCGCGCAGGCCTCAGCTACCGCCCCGATTTCCGGTGGCGGGGCGTCGGACTGCGCTCGACGGCGACGATGGCCGGCTGGACGTTCGGGATGCTGCTGCTCACCACGATCGCGGGCTTCGTCGAAACCTCCATCGCCGGTGTCTCTGCCGAGAACAGCACCGAAGCATCCATCTACGCCCTGCAGACCGCCTGGCTCATCTTCATGCTGCCCCACTCCGTCATCACCGTCTCGATCGCGACCGCCTACTTCACCCGCATGAGCGAGCACGCCGCGATCGGCGAACTCGACCGCGTGCGCGCCGACTTCTCGAGCGCCGTGCGCGGGGTCAGCGTCATCGTCATCCTCGCCGCCGCCGGCCTCATCGTCTGCGCGTACCCGTTCGCCCGCGTCTTCACCGGCGTGGAACCGCTCGTCTGGGCCACCGGCGACGTCATCATCGCCTACGTCGCCGGCCTCATCGGCTTCAGCATCCTCTTCATCGTCCAGCGCACCTTCTACTCGCTCGGCGACACCCGCACGCCCTTCTTCTTCACCCTCGCGCAGTCGGTGATCTTCATCGTCCTCGCCCTCGCGTGCATCGCCCTGCCGAGCTCCCTCGTCGCCGTCGGTATCGCCATCGCCACCACGGTCGCCGGCACCGTGCAGTTGATCATCGCCGTCGTGCTCCTCCGCCGCCGCCTCGGCGGGCTCGACGGTCGCCGCATCGTCGAGAGCATCGCCCGCTCGGTGGTCGCCCTGCTCATGCCGGTGCTCGCCGGCGTGTGGCTGCTCATCATGCTCGGCGGCACCGATGCCGACGGTTTCGCCCTCTCCAGCCGCGTCGGCGCCCTGATCACCATGGCCGTCATCGCCGTCGTCATGACGGTGCTGTACTTCGTGATCCTCTGGGTCACCCGTTCGCCCGAACTGCGCGGGTTCGCCGAACCGATCCTCGCCCGGCTCACCCGTCGCTGA
- a CDS encoding CCA tRNA nucleotidyltransferase, whose amino-acid sequence MQSVAAALERLGELAESPAVSRLATAFADAGHELALVGGPVRDAFLGRAVNDLDFTSDATPDEILGIVKPISEAHWDVGRKFGTIGAKIAGEQVEITTYRSDAYDGESRKPEVVFGDSLEDDLVRRDFTVNALALRLPERTLVDPSGGIEDLLAGILRTPAAAEQSFGDDPLRMMRAARFAAQLGFAVEPATERAMGDLAGAIERISAERVRDEFSKLLLTADPVPGIRLLVDSGIADRVLPEIPALRLEIDEHHHHKDVYEHSLTVLRQAIDYEVSRGTLASPDLIVRLAAILHDIGKPATRRLEAGGAVSFHHHDVVGAKLARKRLRALRYDNDTIAAVGRLIELHLRFFGYSDQQWTDSAVRRYVRDAGPQLERLHILTRADVTTRNRRKADRLGFAYDDLEERIAVLAEEEELAAVRPELDGVQIQEALGIRPGPAVGEAYRFLLELRLDEGVIGEDAARERLLAWWAGRDGAEG is encoded by the coding sequence ATGCAGAGTGTCGCAGCAGCCCTCGAGCGGCTGGGCGAACTGGCCGAGTCGCCGGCCGTCTCACGCCTCGCGACGGCGTTCGCCGATGCAGGCCACGAGCTCGCCCTCGTCGGCGGGCCCGTGCGCGACGCGTTCCTCGGCCGCGCCGTCAACGACCTCGACTTCACGAGCGACGCGACCCCCGACGAGATCCTCGGGATCGTGAAGCCGATCTCCGAGGCGCACTGGGACGTCGGGCGCAAGTTCGGCACCATCGGTGCGAAGATCGCCGGCGAACAGGTCGAGATCACCACCTACCGCTCCGACGCCTACGACGGCGAATCCCGCAAGCCGGAGGTCGTGTTCGGCGACTCCCTCGAAGACGACCTCGTGCGCCGCGACTTCACCGTCAACGCGCTCGCCCTCCGGCTGCCCGAACGCACCCTCGTCGACCCCTCCGGCGGCATCGAGGACCTGCTCGCCGGCATCCTCCGCACCCCGGCGGCCGCCGAGCAGTCCTTCGGCGACGACCCGCTGCGCATGATGCGCGCCGCGCGCTTCGCCGCCCAGCTCGGCTTCGCCGTCGAACCGGCCACCGAACGCGCCATGGGCGACCTCGCCGGCGCCATCGAGCGGATCTCGGCCGAGCGCGTGCGCGACGAATTCTCGAAACTGCTGCTGACCGCCGATCCCGTCCCCGGCATCCGCCTGCTCGTCGACAGCGGCATCGCCGACCGCGTACTGCCCGAGATCCCCGCCCTCCGCCTCGAGATCGACGAGCACCACCACCACAAGGACGTCTACGAGCACAGCCTCACCGTGCTGCGGCAGGCGATCGACTACGAGGTTTCACGTGGAACGCTCGCATCCCCCGACCTGATCGTTCGCCTCGCCGCGATCCTGCACGACATCGGCAAACCCGCCACCCGTCGCCTCGAGGCAGGCGGCGCCGTCTCCTTCCACCACCACGACGTCGTCGGTGCCAAGCTCGCCCGCAAGCGGCTGCGAGCCCTCCGCTACGACAACGACACGATCGCCGCCGTCGGCCGCCTCATCGAACTCCACCTGCGCTTCTTCGGCTACTCCGACCAGCAGTGGACCGACTCGGCCGTGCGCCGCTACGTGCGCGACGCCGGGCCTCAGCTGGAACGCCTGCACATCCTCACCCGTGCCGACGTCACGACCCGCAACCGCCGCAAGGCCGACCGCCTCGGCTTCGCCTACGACGACCTCGAGGAGCGGATCGCGGTGCTCGCCGAAGAAGAGGAGCTCGCCGCCGTGCGCCCCGAGCTCGACGGCGTGCAGATCCAGGAGGCCCTCGGCATCCGCCCCGGCCCGGCCGTCGGCGAGGCGTACCGCTTCCTGCTCGAACTGCGCCTCGACGAGGGCGTCATCGGCGAGGACGCCGCGCGCGAGCGCCTCCTCGCCTGGTGGGCGGGGCGCGACGGCGCGGAGGGGTAG
- the rpsF gene encoding 30S ribosomal protein S6 yields the protein MHQYELMVILDPAIDERTVAPSLDKFLNVIRNDGGTVDNVDIWGKRRLAYEIDKKSEGIYAVVDFTAESATTNELDRQLNLSEAVMRTKVLRAEEAIAQVAKHQKAQEEKAAKKAASAAAKKDA from the coding sequence ATGCACCAGTACGAGCTGATGGTCATCCTCGATCCCGCGATCGACGAGCGCACCGTTGCTCCGAGCCTCGACAAGTTCCTCAACGTCATCCGCAATGATGGCGGCACCGTCGACAACGTCGACATCTGGGGAAAGCGTCGTCTGGCCTACGAGATCGACAAGAAGTCGGAAGGCATCTACGCCGTCGTCGACTTCACGGCCGAGTCCGCGACCACCAACGAGCTCGACCGCCAGCTGAACCTCAGCGAAGCGGTCATGCGCACGAAGGTCCTCCGCGCCGAGGAGGCCATCGCCCAGGTCGCCAAGCACCAGAAGGCGCAGGAGGAGAAGGCCGCCAAGAAGGCCGCCTCCGCCGCGGCCAAGAAGGACGCCTAG
- the trxA gene encoding thioredoxin codes for MTARAVTEATFEQEVLKNDRAVLVDFWAEWCGPCRAVSPILDQIATEHADKLDIVKLNVDENPQLAMKYQITAIPAMKVFKDGEVVQTVIGAKPKPALEADLAAYIS; via the coding sequence ATGACTGCACGCGCAGTGACCGAGGCCACCTTCGAGCAGGAAGTCCTGAAGAACGACCGGGCCGTGCTCGTCGACTTCTGGGCCGAATGGTGCGGCCCGTGCCGCGCCGTGAGCCCGATCCTCGACCAGATCGCGACCGAGCACGCCGACAAGCTCGACATCGTCAAGCTCAACGTCGACGAGAACCCGCAGCTCGCGATGAAGTACCAGATCACCGCGATCCCCGCGATGAAGGTCTTCAAGGACGGCGAGGTCGTGCAGACCGTCATCGGCGCCAAGCCGAAGCCCGCCCTCGAGGCCGACCTCGCCGCCTACATCTCGTAG
- a CDS encoding single-stranded DNA-binding protein: MAGETIITVVGNLTADPELRYTQSGLAVANFTIASTPRTFDRQANEWKDGEALFLRASCWRDFAEHVAGSLTKGTRVIASGRLKQRSYETKEGEKRTAIELEVDEIGPSLRYATASVTRAQSNRGAVGGGNFGGGQSNDEPWSPSAPAQSSGGGDVWNTPGTNYGDETPF; this comes from the coding sequence ATGGCCGGCGAGACCATCATCACCGTGGTGGGCAACCTGACGGCGGACCCCGAGCTGCGCTACACGCAGTCGGGCCTCGCGGTTGCCAACTTCACCATCGCATCCACTCCCCGGACGTTCGATCGTCAGGCGAACGAGTGGAAGGACGGCGAAGCGCTGTTCCTGCGCGCGAGCTGCTGGCGTGACTTCGCCGAGCACGTGGCGGGATCGCTCACCAAGGGAACCCGGGTCATCGCTTCCGGGCGCCTCAAGCAGCGTTCCTACGAAACGAAGGAAGGCGAGAAGCGCACTGCCATCGAGCTCGAGGTCGACGAGATCGGCCCGAGCCTGCGCTACGCCACCGCGTCCGTGACGCGGGCCCAGTCGAACCGCGGTGCGGTCGGCGGCGGCAACTTCGGCGGCGGCCAGTCGAACGACGAGCCGTGGTCGCCCAGCGCCCCGGCGCAGTCGAGCGGCGGCGGCGACGTGTGGAACACGCCCGGAACCAATTACGGGGACGAAACCCCCTTCTAA
- the dnaB gene encoding replicative DNA helicase: MSIAHLVSEPGEPRQAERTPPHDLLAEQSALGGMMLSKDAVADVVETVRGVDFYVPKHEVVFDAILSLYSHGEPTDVIAVTDELTKTGELQRAGGIEYLHTLTSLVPTAANAGFYATIVAERALLRRLVEAGTRIVQMGYSGEGEVTELVNSAQAEIYSVTGSTESEDYVPLTEAVTVAIDEIEAAKHTDGKFTGVPTGFAELDDLTNGLHPGQMIIVAARPAMGKSTLALDFARAAAIHNDLPTIFFSLEMGKSEIAMRLLSAEASVPLQSMRKGVVDSRDWTTIAQVRGRINDAPLYIDDSPNMTLVEIRAKCRRLKQRVGLKMVVIDYLQLMTSGRRVESRQQEVSEFSRALKLLAKELQVPVIALSQLNRGPEQRADKMPALSDLRESGSIEQDADMVVLLHRESAYERDSPRAGEADLIVAKHRNGPTRTVTVAFHGHFSRFADMVQS, translated from the coding sequence GTGTCGATCGCCCACCTGGTGTCCGAGCCCGGCGAACCCCGCCAGGCCGAGCGGACCCCTCCGCACGACCTCCTCGCCGAGCAGTCGGCGCTCGGAGGCATGATGCTCTCGAAGGACGCCGTCGCCGACGTCGTCGAGACGGTGCGCGGCGTCGACTTCTACGTCCCCAAGCACGAGGTCGTCTTCGACGCGATCCTCTCGCTGTACTCGCATGGCGAGCCGACGGACGTCATCGCCGTCACCGACGAGCTCACGAAGACGGGCGAGCTGCAGCGCGCCGGCGGCATCGAATACCTGCACACGCTCACGAGCCTCGTGCCGACTGCGGCGAACGCCGGGTTCTATGCGACGATCGTCGCCGAGCGGGCGCTGCTGCGCCGCCTCGTCGAGGCCGGCACGCGCATCGTGCAGATGGGCTACTCGGGCGAGGGCGAGGTCACCGAGCTGGTGAACTCGGCCCAGGCCGAGATCTATTCGGTGACCGGGTCGACCGAGAGCGAGGACTACGTTCCGCTCACCGAGGCCGTCACCGTCGCGATCGACGAGATCGAAGCCGCCAAGCACACCGACGGCAAGTTCACGGGGGTGCCCACCGGCTTCGCCGAGCTCGACGACCTCACGAACGGCCTGCACCCGGGGCAGATGATCATCGTCGCCGCCCGACCCGCGATGGGCAAGTCGACGCTCGCCCTCGACTTCGCGCGCGCCGCGGCCATCCACAACGACCTGCCGACGATCTTCTTCTCGCTCGAGATGGGCAAGAGCGAGATCGCGATGCGCCTGCTCTCGGCCGAAGCATCCGTGCCGCTGCAGAGCATGCGCAAGGGCGTCGTCGACTCGCGGGACTGGACGACGATCGCCCAGGTCCGCGGCCGCATCAACGATGCGCCCCTCTACATCGACGACTCCCCCAACATGACCCTCGTCGAGATCCGCGCGAAGTGCCGCCGGCTGAAGCAGCGCGTCGGCCTGAAGATGGTCGTCATCGACTACCTGCAGCTCATGACGAGCGGCCGCCGCGTCGAGAGCCGCCAGCAGGAGGTCTCGGAGTTCTCACGTGCCCTGAAGCTGCTCGCCAAGGAGCTGCAGGTGCCCGTCATCGCCCTCTCGCAGCTGAACCGCGGCCCCGAGCAGCGCGCCGACAAGATGCCGGCCCTCTCCGACCTCCGGGAGTCGGGCTCGATCGAGCAGGACGCCGACATGGTCGTGCTCCTGCACCGTGAAAGCGCCTACGAGCGCGACAGCCCCCGTGCGGGCGAGGCCGACCTCATCGTCGCCAAGCACCGCAACGGCCCCACCCGCACCGTGACGGTGGCCTTCCACGGCCATTTCTCGAGGTTCGCCGACATGGTCCAGAGCTGA
- the rpsR gene encoding 30S ribosomal protein S18 gives MAGKSSGDRRKPRKGAKNAAPAKSVKVGVIDYKDVATLRKFISERGKIRARRITGVSVQEQRLIARAVKNAREMALLPYSGSGR, from the coding sequence ATGGCTGGAAAGAGCAGCGGCGACCGCCGCAAGCCTCGCAAGGGCGCGAAGAACGCCGCCCCGGCGAAGTCCGTCAAGGTCGGCGTCATCGACTACAAGGACGTCGCGACCCTGCGGAAGTTCATCTCGGAGCGCGGCAAGATCCGCGCCCGTCGCATCACCGGTGTCTCCGTGCAGGAGCAGCGCCTCATCGCCCGCGCCGTGAAGAACGCGCGTGAGATGGCGCTTCTGCCCTACTCGGGCTCCGGCCGCTAA
- the trxB gene encoding thioredoxin-disulfide reductase yields the protein MRDIIIIGSGPAGLTAAIYAARAELKPLLIASSVEVGGELVNTTEVENFPGFPEGVMGPDLMTKIQAQAERFGTEVVYDDVVSLDLEGPVKRVTLGGGEVHEARAVIFATGSAYRKLGLPEEEVLSGHGLSWCATCDGFFFRQKTIAVVGGGDSAMEEATFLTRFADKVHVIHRRDELKASKIMQQRAFDNPKIEFVWNAEIAAIHGTSQVSGVTLRDTVTGEERGLDLDGVFVAIGNDPRTHLVHGKLDLTAEGTIAVEGRSSKTSVPGVFAAGDVIDPHYRQAVTAAASGTVAALDAEAYLADLDDASTAAQPALATVSD from the coding sequence TTGCGCGACATCATCATCATCGGTTCGGGCCCTGCCGGCCTCACGGCGGCGATCTACGCGGCCCGCGCCGAGCTGAAGCCGCTGCTCATCGCCAGCTCCGTCGAGGTCGGCGGCGAACTCGTCAACACCACCGAGGTGGAGAACTTCCCCGGCTTCCCCGAGGGCGTCATGGGCCCCGACCTCATGACGAAGATCCAGGCGCAGGCCGAACGCTTCGGCACCGAAGTCGTCTACGACGACGTCGTCTCGCTGGATCTCGAAGGCCCCGTCAAGCGCGTCACGCTCGGCGGCGGCGAGGTGCACGAGGCACGAGCCGTGATCTTCGCGACCGGATCCGCCTACCGCAAGCTCGGCCTCCCCGAAGAGGAGGTCCTCTCGGGCCACGGCCTGTCGTGGTGCGCGACCTGCGACGGCTTCTTCTTCCGTCAGAAGACGATCGCCGTCGTCGGCGGCGGCGACTCCGCGATGGAGGAGGCCACCTTCCTCACCCGCTTCGCCGACAAGGTCCACGTCATCCACCGCCGCGATGAGCTGAAGGCCTCCAAGATCATGCAGCAGCGCGCCTTCGACAACCCCAAGATCGAGTTCGTGTGGAACGCCGAGATCGCCGCGATCCACGGCACCTCGCAGGTCAGCGGCGTGACCCTGCGCGACACCGTCACCGGCGAAGAGCGAGGCCTCGACCTCGACGGTGTCTTCGTGGCCATCGGCAACGACCCCCGCACCCACCTCGTGCACGGCAAGCTCGACCTCACCGCCGAGGGCACGATCGCCGTCGAGGGGCGCAGCTCGAAGACCTCCGTGCCCGGTGTGTTCGCCGCCGGCGACGTGATCGACCCGCACTACCGGCAGGCCGTGACCGCCGCAGCCTCGGGCACCGTCGCCGCGCTCGACGCCGAGGCCTACCTGGCCGACCTCGACGACGCATCCACCGCTGCGCAACCCGCCCTGGCGACCGTCTCCGACTGA
- the rplI gene encoding 50S ribosomal protein L9: MSKVILTNEVTGLGAAGDVVEVKNGYARNYLVPQGYAVAWTRGGEKQVEQIKAARAARELHSLEDAQALKASLESTKVKLTVKAGQGGRLFGSVKTADVAAAVKEAGLGEVDKRKIEIATPIKALGEHEATVRLRDEVLATITLQVIAAK; the protein is encoded by the coding sequence ATGTCAAAGGTTATTCTCACGAACGAGGTCACGGGCCTCGGTGCTGCGGGCGACGTCGTCGAGGTCAAGAACGGCTACGCGCGCAACTACCTCGTGCCGCAGGGCTACGCCGTGGCGTGGACCCGCGGCGGCGAGAAGCAGGTCGAGCAGATCAAGGCGGCGCGTGCCGCCCGCGAGCTGCACTCCCTCGAGGACGCGCAGGCCCTGAAGGCCTCGCTCGAGTCGACCAAGGTCAAGCTCACGGTCAAGGCCGGTCAGGGCGGGCGCCTCTTCGGCTCCGTCAAGACCGCCGACGTCGCGGCCGCCGTCAAGGAGGCCGGCCTCGGCGAGGTCGACAAGCGCAAGATCGAGATCGCCACGCCCATCAAGGCGCTCGGCGAGCACGAGGCGACGGTTCGCCTCCGCGACGAGGTGCTGGCGACGATCACCCTTCAGGTGATCGCGGCCAAGTAA
- a CDS encoding DUF6049 family protein — MVAESIPARRLRRLRRRARVWMPGVAVVAAALLATASAPATAMTVGPDRPDEAAAAALTVPAHAEPGEVEDAEAPAGRVSLTVAPVDEVVRAEPAAQPLLVSVELANGTGETVPAGVLRVLRSEAIGDPSGLQAWLGASDPVSGTELASVETRDVPPGDVFVTNVSVPRDLLPSGDAATVYGLAGELVAGGEIASTGRGSATVAGRDAPAGLGLAIAYPLTVPPSGEGLVDAEDLETWTGPEGLLTRQLDAVEGRGVAIGLDPRILASIRVLGSAAPESAVAWLERLQASPNEVFPLSYADADVAVQSQLGLDGLLAADEFSDALDPQRFEPAEPGGPGETETPPASPEPTSTDTAPASGAGAAAGGADASSEPPATTEPVVPPTADPDADPVPTTLPTNAELLAWNYTRTDLAWPAPRTVATGDLQFLARQGLTTAILDAANVDGPDAFSNASVSIEGTTALVAEGSLSTALSEAATASSEAALRGARADAAASLTLAASAGGGQTLLAAFGRELPVEADRIPAVLDTIEALGFVRSAGLSEAIGAPPQAAELVDSPESDQRRSNVDRMMVAEREVDEFSSVAETPAALTAPVRRDLLAVLGAGWVGSALDWDAAVGENLSAAHEITDAVSVVPSSAILVVSRESGVPVSVQNELPVPATVIISVEPENGRLVVEDDQELTVEAGSRAQVQIPVAAGVGNGEVQLAVTLTSPTGVEIGGTERIVANVQADWEGIGAIVLAVAVVAFFGFGVFRMIRRRRRSAADADGSPDAEPGASAPDPTEEPSHG, encoded by the coding sequence ATGGTGGCCGAGTCGATTCCCGCGCGCCGACTCCGCCGACTCCGCAGGCGTGCCCGGGTGTGGATGCCCGGGGTCGCCGTCGTCGCCGCGGCGCTGCTCGCGACGGCATCCGCCCCCGCAACGGCGATGACCGTCGGCCCCGACCGGCCCGACGAGGCCGCGGCGGCGGCCCTCACGGTCCCCGCGCACGCCGAACCGGGGGAGGTCGAGGACGCGGAGGCCCCGGCCGGCCGGGTGAGCCTCACGGTCGCCCCGGTCGACGAGGTCGTGCGCGCCGAGCCGGCCGCCCAGCCGTTGCTCGTTTCGGTCGAGCTCGCCAACGGCACCGGCGAGACGGTTCCGGCGGGCGTGCTGCGGGTGCTCCGCTCCGAGGCGATCGGCGATCCGTCCGGGCTGCAGGCGTGGCTCGGTGCGAGCGATCCGGTCTCGGGCACGGAGCTGGCCTCGGTCGAGACCCGCGATGTGCCGCCGGGGGATGTCTTCGTCACGAACGTGTCGGTGCCGCGCGATCTGCTGCCTTCCGGCGACGCGGCGACGGTGTACGGCCTCGCGGGCGAGCTCGTCGCGGGCGGCGAGATCGCGTCGACGGGGCGTGGATCGGCGACCGTGGCCGGGCGCGATGCCCCGGCCGGGCTCGGTCTCGCGATCGCCTACCCGCTGACGGTTCCGCCGTCGGGGGAGGGGCTCGTCGATGCGGAGGATCTCGAGACGTGGACGGGCCCGGAGGGGCTGCTCACCCGGCAGCTCGACGCCGTCGAGGGTCGCGGCGTCGCGATCGGGCTGGATCCGCGCATCCTGGCGTCGATTCGCGTGCTCGGCAGCGCGGCGCCCGAGAGCGCGGTCGCGTGGCTCGAGCGCCTGCAGGCGTCCCCGAACGAGGTCTTCCCGCTTTCCTATGCGGATGCCGATGTTGCGGTGCAGTCGCAGCTCGGCCTCGACGGGCTGCTCGCCGCCGACGAGTTCTCCGATGCGCTCGACCCGCAGCGCTTCGAGCCGGCCGAGCCAGGCGGCCCGGGGGAGACCGAGACGCCGCCCGCATCGCCGGAGCCGACGTCGACCGACACGGCACCGGCGAGCGGGGCGGGTGCGGCGGCGGGCGGGGCGGATGCGTCGAGCGAGCCGCCGGCGACGACGGAGCCCGTGGTGCCGCCGACCGCGGATCCGGACGCAGATCCGGTGCCGACGACACTGCCGACGAATGCCGAACTGCTCGCTTGGAACTACACGCGTACCGATCTGGCGTGGCCGGCCCCGCGCACCGTCGCCACCGGCGATCTGCAGTTCCTCGCGCGCCAGGGGCTGACGACCGCGATCCTCGACGCGGCGAACGTCGACGGACCCGATGCCTTCTCGAACGCGTCCGTCTCCATCGAGGGGACGACGGCGCTCGTCGCCGAGGGCAGCCTGTCGACTGCGCTCTCGGAGGCTGCGACGGCGTCGAGCGAGGCGGCGCTGCGCGGTGCCCGAGCGGATGCCGCGGCGTCGCTCACCCTTGCCGCCTCCGCCGGCGGCGGGCAGACGCTGCTCGCGGCCTTCGGGCGGGAGCTGCCGGTCGAGGCCGACCGCATCCCTGCCGTGCTCGACACGATCGAGGCGCTCGGTTTCGTGCGCTCGGCCGGGCTCTCCGAGGCCATCGGCGCCCCGCCGCAGGCTGCCGAGCTCGTCGATTCCCCCGAGTCCGACCAGCGGCGCAGCAACGTCGACCGCATGATGGTCGCCGAGCGCGAGGTCGACGAGTTCTCCAGCGTCGCCGAGACGCCTGCCGCCCTCACCGCTCCCGTGCGGCGCGACCTGCTCGCCGTGCTCGGCGCCGGCTGGGTGGGCAGCGCCCTCGACTGGGATGCGGCGGTCGGCGAGAACCTCTCGGCCGCTCACGAGATCACCGATGCCGTCTCGGTCGTGCCGAGCAGCGCGATCCTCGTGGTCTCGCGGGAGTCCGGGGTCCCGGTCTCGGTGCAGAACGAACTGCCGGTGCCGGCGACGGTGATCATCTCGGTCGAGCCCGAGAACGGCCGGCTCGTCGTCGAGGACGATCAGGAGCTCACGGTCGAGGCCGGTTCGCGCGCCCAGGTGCAGATCCCGGTCGCGGCCGGCGTCGGCAACGGCGAGGTGCAGCTCGCCGTCACCCTGACGTCGCCGACGGGCGTCGAGATCGGCGGCACCGAACGCATCGTGGCGAACGTGCAGGCCGACTGGGAGGGCATCGGCGCGATCGTGCTCGCCGTCGCGGTGGTCGCGTTCTTCGGCTTCGGCGTGTTCCGCATGATCCGGCGCCGGCGGCGGTCGGCAGCGGATGCCGACGGCTCGCCCGACGCCGAACCCGGCGCATCCGCCCCCGACCCCACGGAGGAACCCAGCCATGGCTGA